The Phenylobacterium koreense genome window below encodes:
- a CDS encoding helix-turn-helix domain-containing protein, producing the protein MTAQAIAVGDHLRQWRQRRRLSQLDLALDAEISTRHLSFLETGRAQPSREMVLRLAEHLEIPLRERNTILVSAGFAPMFPQRSLNDPALAAARKAVELILTGHEPHPALVVDRGWNLVSANRMIAPLLEGVEADLLAGPVNVLRLTLHPRGLAPRIANLHEWRTHLLDRLRREVQLTADPGLADLLTELKAYPIPGGQTPRKASDEYGGVAAPFQLHTQLGLLSFFSTTTVFGTPVDVTLAELTLETFFPADAATAEAVRRLAANA; encoded by the coding sequence ATGACCGCACAAGCCATCGCAGTCGGCGATCATCTTCGCCAATGGCGCCAGCGCCGCAGGCTCAGCCAGCTCGACTTGGCGCTCGACGCCGAGATCTCCACCCGACATCTGAGTTTCCTGGAAACCGGCCGCGCACAGCCGAGTCGCGAGATGGTGCTGCGGCTGGCCGAGCACCTGGAAATCCCCCTGCGCGAGCGCAACACCATCCTCGTATCGGCAGGTTTTGCGCCGATGTTTCCACAAAGGTCCCTGAATGACCCGGCCCTGGCGGCCGCGCGCAAGGCCGTGGAACTGATCCTGACCGGCCATGAGCCGCATCCGGCCCTCGTGGTCGACCGCGGCTGGAATCTGGTCAGCGCGAACCGGATGATCGCGCCGCTGCTGGAGGGCGTGGAGGCGGACCTGCTGGCTGGGCCGGTCAACGTGCTGCGCCTGACGCTGCATCCGAGAGGACTGGCGCCGCGAATCGCCAACCTGCATGAATGGCGGACGCACCTGCTGGATCGGCTGCGGCGGGAGGTGCAGCTCACCGCCGATCCCGGCCTGGCCGACCTGCTTACCGAGCTGAAGGCCTATCCGATCCCAGGCGGCCAGACGCCGCGCAAGGCCTCGGACGAATACGGCGGGGTGGCCGCGCCGTTCCAGTTGCACACCCAGCTCGGCCTGCTGTCGTTCTTCAGCACCACGACGGTGTTCGGGACGCCGGTGGACGTCACCCTGGCCGAGCTGACCCTGGAAACCTTCTTCCCGGCCGATGCGGCCACGGCCGAGGCCGTCCGGCGACTGGCGGCGAACGCCTAG
- the panC gene encoding pantoate--beta-alanine ligase: MSQIPIVRTVADLRAQVRAWKAKGERVALVPTMGALHDGHLSLVALARTKTDRVVASVFVNPTQFGPNEDFDAYPRGEAQDAEALASAQCDLMYAPTVAEMYPEGFATTVNVTGVSEPLDGAARPGHFAGVATVVTKLLLQSGADVAVFGEKDYQQLQVIKRVVRDLDIPVEIIGAPTSRLESGLARSSRNAYLSDAEREVGERLNLALADAVRRLQAGETVERVEATGRAALERAGFQRIDYFEVRNADDLSHPGPGPLAVPGRVLAAAVIGRTRLIDNMAV; this comes from the coding sequence ATGTCTCAGATCCCCATCGTCCGTACCGTCGCCGATCTCCGCGCGCAGGTCCGCGCCTGGAAGGCCAAAGGCGAGCGCGTGGCGCTTGTGCCCACGATGGGCGCCTTGCATGACGGCCACCTGTCGCTGGTGGCCCTGGCCAGGACCAAGACGGACCGGGTGGTCGCGAGCGTCTTCGTCAACCCGACCCAATTCGGCCCGAACGAGGATTTCGACGCCTATCCGCGGGGCGAGGCGCAGGACGCCGAGGCCTTGGCGAGCGCACAGTGCGACCTGATGTACGCCCCGACCGTGGCGGAGATGTATCCCGAAGGCTTCGCGACCACGGTCAATGTCACCGGGGTTTCCGAGCCTCTCGACGGCGCCGCCCGGCCCGGCCACTTCGCGGGCGTGGCGACCGTGGTGACCAAGCTGCTGCTGCAGTCTGGAGCCGACGTCGCCGTGTTCGGGGAGAAGGACTACCAGCAGCTCCAGGTCATCAAGCGGGTTGTGCGTGACTTGGATATTCCTGTGGAAATCATCGGCGCGCCGACCTCGCGCCTCGAGAGCGGCCTCGCCCGTTCCTCGCGCAACGCCTACCTCAGCGACGCCGAGCGCGAGGTCGGCGAACGCTTGAACCTCGCCCTGGCCGACGCCGTGCGTCGCCTGCAGGCCGGTGAGACCGTGGAGCGGGTCGAAGCTACGGGCCGCGCGGCCCTCGAGCGGGCCGGCTTCCAGCGGATCGACTATTTCGAGGTGCGCAACGCCGACGACCTGAGCCATCCGGGCCCTGGGCCGCTGGCGGTTCCCGGCCGGGTGCTGGCCGCCGCGGTCATCGGCCGGACGCGGCTGATCGACAACATGGCGGTCTAG
- a CDS encoding DUF3574 domain-containing protein, protein MMRLVSISAMAGALALAGCAALPTPAACPVGQEPMRTAQLFFGQNIGGKPGVSDAEFRRFVDEELTPLFPSGLTVLDGGGQWKGDENRLIREASKVVVLVLPNGPEAGKKLEAARKAYKARFHQESVLLVTQAACVDF, encoded by the coding sequence ATGATGCGTCTCGTTTCCATATCGGCGATGGCGGGAGCGCTCGCGCTGGCGGGTTGCGCGGCCCTGCCGACGCCTGCCGCCTGCCCGGTGGGGCAGGAGCCGATGCGTACGGCGCAGCTCTTCTTCGGCCAGAACATAGGCGGCAAGCCCGGCGTTTCGGACGCCGAGTTCCGCAGGTTCGTGGACGAGGAACTCACTCCGCTGTTTCCCAGCGGCCTGACCGTGCTCGACGGCGGTGGCCAATGGAAGGGCGACGAGAACCGGCTGATCCGTGAGGCCTCGAAGGTCGTGGTCCTGGTCCTGCCCAACGGGCCGGAGGCCGGCAAGAAGCTCGAGGCCGCTCGCAAGGCCTACAAGGCCCGCTTCCATCAGGAATCGGTGCTGCTGGTCACCCAGGCCGCCTGCGTCGATTTCTAG
- a CDS encoding enoyl-CoA hydratase-related protein — translation MTNPIADPLVEVTDTDAESRFVDLDATPEGVAFVTITRAARRNAFNAEVIAALHEAFETLQGAEGVRVVFVRGAGGTFSAGADLEWMRDAAEHTEADNRDDAMQMAKMLKSLWDIPALTVALVEGGAYGGGAGLAAACDMAIATADAKFSFSEVRLGIIAATISPYVVAAIGPRNARALFATGKVFDAAHAEKVGLVSEIVADAAALDAAREAIAREMMACGPIAVAESKKLVEDVAYRPVEEVMEETARRIARARVSEEGQEGVRAFLEKRKPSWLA, via the coding sequence ATGACCAATCCCATCGCCGATCCCCTGGTCGAAGTGACCGACACCGACGCCGAGTCGCGCTTCGTCGACCTCGACGCCACGCCCGAAGGCGTCGCGTTCGTGACCATCACGCGGGCCGCGCGCCGCAACGCGTTCAATGCGGAGGTGATCGCCGCCCTGCATGAAGCCTTCGAAACCCTGCAGGGCGCCGAGGGCGTCCGCGTGGTCTTCGTGCGCGGCGCAGGCGGAACCTTCAGCGCCGGCGCCGACCTCGAATGGATGCGCGACGCCGCCGAGCACACCGAGGCCGACAATCGCGATGACGCCATGCAGATGGCCAAGATGCTCAAGAGCCTCTGGGACATCCCGGCCCTGACCGTCGCCCTGGTCGAGGGCGGCGCCTACGGCGGCGGCGCTGGCCTGGCGGCCGCCTGCGACATGGCCATCGCCACGGCGGACGCCAAGTTCAGCTTCTCGGAAGTGCGCCTCGGCATCATCGCCGCCACCATCAGCCCCTATGTCGTGGCCGCCATCGGCCCGCGGAACGCCCGCGCCCTGTTCGCGACCGGCAAGGTGTTCGACGCCGCCCACGCGGAGAAGGTCGGCCTGGTGAGCGAGATCGTCGCCGACGCTGCGGCCCTGGACGCCGCTCGCGAGGCCATCGCGCGGGAGATGATGGCCTGCGGCCCGATCGCCGTCGCCGAGTCCAAGAAGCTCGTAGAAGACGTGGCCTATCGCCCGGTCGAAGAGGTGATGGAGGAGACCGCCCGCCGCATCGCCCGCGCCCGAGTCAGCGAAGAAGGCCAGGAAGGCGTGCGGGCCTTCCTCGAAAAGCGCAAGCCGAGCTGGCTCGCCTGA
- a CDS encoding DUF1489 family protein, translated as MALNMIKLVVGCDTVEDLVAWHQKGQPWIMHTRQTPKRAAELLDGGSLYRVFKGVILCRQTILAVDTVGEGAAARCEVTVDPEIIRVAPTPRRAFQGWRYLEAKDAPPDLAGDVDGEIPPELARQLREAGAW; from the coding sequence ATGGCCCTGAACATGATCAAGCTGGTGGTGGGATGCGACACGGTCGAGGACCTTGTCGCCTGGCACCAGAAAGGCCAGCCCTGGATCATGCACACGCGCCAGACGCCCAAGCGCGCCGCCGAACTGTTGGACGGCGGCTCGCTCTACCGGGTGTTCAAGGGCGTCATCCTCTGCCGCCAGACGATCCTGGCGGTCGATACGGTGGGCGAGGGGGCTGCCGCCCGCTGCGAGGTCACGGTCGATCCGGAGATCATCCGCGTCGCCCCGACGCCGCGGCGCGCTTTCCAGGGTTGGCGCTATCTCGAGGCCAAGGACGCGCCGCCGGACCTGGCCGGCGACGTGGACGGCGAAATCCCGCCCGAACTCGCCCGCCAGCTCCGCGAGGCCGGCGCCTGGTAG
- a CDS encoding patatin-like phospholipase family protein: MVSLPDIPGTSALTQLFQEERSQGEATWFSLPGGATLFETGEPADHLYFLRTGRLGAFRRSENGELEFMGVIRPGEPAGEMSLISGAPHSGTVIALRDSEIFALPSDVFFEACESDAHVMTELARLMILRSRQAETKASIGEPSVFGFLAASPGLQVRAIADRIGREIGKLGYSVKVVGAEASQASTGWFSEIEQRTDFVLYAAEAEDGGWRTVVGRQVDRLFWVGDGEASSPSVPPIQAPLAAQGLVDLILVQPRLRRAPRRSQAWVDVLRPARVFQLHRDGAADVKRIARVIAGQSVGLVLSGGGARAYAHVGAIKALQERGVPIDFVGGVSMGAIIGAGLAMGWDEPELEARIRDAFVATSPLDDIALPLLAMTRGDKVRERLAKHFGDTQISDLWLPFFCVSSNLTTGSYEIHKSGLLREALRATISLPGVLPPATNAEDNVLVDGAVMKNFPADLMRLSHLGPIVGVDVSRGRSITADDVARPESVWRWIRTGDWRKGPPIVSLLMRAATVSTGRDLAAAREATDVLVTPDLTGVEIRDWSAFEPAVEAGYRATLEALDKLKHPVTELRRRPSMHESEAIETKAAQ; the protein is encoded by the coding sequence GTGGTCAGTTTGCCCGACATCCCTGGGACCTCAGCCCTGACGCAGCTCTTCCAGGAGGAGCGGAGCCAGGGCGAGGCGACCTGGTTCTCCCTGCCCGGCGGAGCCACCCTGTTCGAAACAGGGGAGCCGGCGGACCACCTCTATTTCCTGCGCACCGGCCGCCTCGGCGCCTTCCGGCGCAGCGAGAACGGCGAGCTGGAATTCATGGGCGTGATCCGGCCGGGAGAGCCGGCGGGCGAGATGTCGCTGATCTCCGGCGCGCCGCACAGCGGCACCGTGATCGCCCTGCGCGACTCCGAGATCTTCGCCCTGCCGAGCGACGTCTTCTTCGAGGCCTGCGAATCCGACGCCCACGTGATGACGGAGCTGGCCCGGCTGATGATCCTGCGTAGCCGACAGGCCGAAACCAAGGCCTCGATCGGCGAGCCCTCGGTCTTCGGTTTCCTTGCCGCCAGCCCCGGGCTGCAGGTGCGCGCGATCGCCGACCGGATCGGCCGCGAAATCGGCAAGCTCGGCTATTCGGTGAAGGTGGTCGGCGCCGAGGCGTCGCAGGCCTCCACCGGATGGTTCTCGGAAATCGAGCAGCGCACGGACTTCGTGCTCTATGCCGCCGAGGCCGAGGACGGCGGCTGGCGCACCGTGGTCGGCCGACAGGTCGACCGGCTGTTCTGGGTCGGCGACGGCGAGGCGTCGTCCCCATCCGTACCGCCGATCCAGGCCCCCCTCGCCGCCCAGGGGCTGGTGGACCTCATCCTCGTCCAGCCCAGACTGCGCCGGGCGCCGCGGCGCTCCCAGGCCTGGGTGGACGTCCTGCGCCCGGCCCGCGTCTTCCAACTGCACCGCGACGGCGCGGCGGACGTCAAGCGAATCGCCCGGGTGATCGCCGGCCAATCCGTGGGGCTGGTGCTTTCGGGCGGGGGGGCGCGCGCCTACGCCCACGTCGGTGCGATCAAGGCGCTGCAGGAACGCGGCGTTCCGATCGACTTTGTGGGCGGTGTTTCCATGGGGGCGATCATCGGCGCGGGCCTGGCCATGGGCTGGGACGAGCCCGAGCTGGAGGCGCGGATCCGCGACGCGTTCGTGGCGACCAGCCCGCTGGACGACATCGCCCTGCCCCTCCTGGCCATGACTCGGGGCGACAAGGTTCGCGAACGCCTGGCCAAGCACTTCGGGGACACGCAGATCTCCGACCTGTGGCTGCCGTTCTTCTGCGTCTCGTCGAACCTGACCACCGGTTCCTACGAGATCCACAAGAGCGGCCTGCTGCGCGAGGCTCTGCGCGCCACGATCTCGCTGCCGGGAGTGCTGCCGCCGGCCACCAACGCCGAGGACAACGTCCTGGTCGACGGGGCGGTGATGAAGAACTTCCCGGCCGACCTGATGCGCCTGTCCCACCTGGGGCCGATCGTCGGGGTCGATGTCAGCCGCGGCCGCTCGATCACCGCCGACGACGTGGCCCGGCCGGAGTCGGTCTGGCGCTGGATCCGCACCGGCGACTGGCGCAAGGGCCCGCCGATCGTCTCGCTGCTGATGCGGGCCGCGACCGTCTCGACCGGCCGAGACCTGGCGGCGGCGCGAGAGGCGACCGACGTCCTGGTCACTCCCGACCTGACGGGGGTGGAAATCCGCGACTGGTCGGCCTTCGAGCCGGCGGTGGAGGCAGGCTATCGCGCGACGCTCGAGGCCCTCGACAAGTTGAAGCATCCGGTCACGGAGTTGCGGCGACGCCCCAGCATGCACGAAAGCGAGGCGATCGAGACGAAAGCGGCCCAATGA
- a CDS encoding lysozyme, protein MKSRNQVSRAAIELIKRCEGYRRKAAQAPDGRWTIGYGHTLTAREGAEVSADDAEALLIYDLIAISHVVNEWVFAPLNQNQFDALVAFAFNIGAENFRHSAVLRRLNEGAFIQAACAMELWRKAEFEGEKIVVDALVRRRSAEKALFLTPPNGWVPTPSPVVRPNVDLDATGVVPRQVPAALRTSLEGTTAALYLDETEQEHPISHDEPPSAAAQAAASVSSRLAGVFKEVELPPEPPRLVVEERNAMAPFPHAAADALFVLTPPEEEEPEPADLFKEPKLELVAANESEPTLFEAESAPAARPQEEPVADLFTDRLGPRPRAKRKGGLGPAVALAAAGLAIFGGSVFWAMNTPATYANGPLSRGAVVWLAGILGVALVGVAVYLILDRLGRPALEQIDGRPDRDQ, encoded by the coding sequence ATGAAATCGCGCAATCAAGTGTCGCGAGCGGCCATCGAGCTGATCAAGCGCTGCGAGGGCTATCGCCGGAAGGCGGCCCAGGCGCCCGACGGGCGCTGGACCATCGGCTATGGCCACACGCTCACGGCGCGCGAGGGCGCCGAGGTTTCGGCGGACGACGCCGAGGCGCTGCTGATCTACGACCTCATCGCCATCTCCCACGTGGTCAATGAGTGGGTCTTCGCGCCCCTCAACCAGAACCAGTTCGACGCCCTGGTGGCCTTCGCCTTCAACATCGGCGCGGAGAATTTCCGCCACTCGGCGGTGCTGCGCCGCTTGAACGAGGGCGCCTTCATCCAGGCCGCCTGTGCGATGGAGCTCTGGCGCAAGGCCGAGTTCGAGGGCGAGAAGATCGTGGTCGACGCCCTGGTCCGCCGCCGCTCGGCTGAGAAGGCGTTGTTCCTGACCCCGCCGAACGGATGGGTTCCGACCCCCAGTCCGGTGGTGCGGCCGAATGTGGACCTCGACGCCACCGGTGTCGTGCCGCGCCAGGTTCCGGCCGCTTTACGCACCTCGCTGGAGGGGACGACGGCTGCGCTCTATCTCGACGAGACCGAGCAGGAACATCCCATCTCCCATGACGAGCCGCCCAGCGCGGCGGCGCAGGCCGCGGCATCCGTCTCCTCGCGCCTGGCCGGGGTGTTCAAGGAGGTCGAACTGCCGCCCGAGCCGCCGCGCCTCGTGGTCGAAGAGCGCAACGCCATGGCGCCGTTTCCGCATGCGGCGGCCGACGCGCTCTTCGTGCTGACCCCGCCCGAGGAAGAAGAGCCGGAGCCGGCGGATCTCTTCAAGGAGCCCAAGCTCGAACTGGTCGCCGCCAACGAATCCGAACCGACCCTGTTCGAGGCCGAATCGGCGCCGGCGGCCCGGCCGCAGGAGGAGCCGGTCGCCGATCTCTTCACCGATCGTCTCGGTCCGCGTCCGCGGGCCAAGCGGAAGGGCGGCCTTGGCCCCGCCGTGGCGCTGGCCGCCGCGGGCCTGGCCATCTTCGGCGGCTCAGTGTTCTGGGCGATGAACACGCCCGCCACCTATGCGAACGGCCCGTTGAGCCGCGGCGCGGTGGTATGGCTCGCCGGAATCCTCGGCGTCGCCCTGGTCGGTGTGGCGGTCTACCTGATCCTCGATCGGCTCGGCCGGCCGGCGCTGGAGCAGATCGACGGACGTCCCGACCGCGACCAATAG